The genomic segment CGTGGCGACCATGGGCCGCTTCGCCTCCCACATGACCAGGCCCTCCGGGTGGTCCTGGAGGTGGGAGCCGACTCCGGGGGAATCGGCGAGGACGTCCACACCGGAGTCCTTGAGGTGCCCGGCCGGGCCGATGCCCGACAGCATCAGCAGCTTGGGCGAGTCGATGGCACCGCAGGCCACGATCACCTCGCGCCGCGCCCCGACCGCCAGCGAGTGGATGGTGTCGGGCGCCAGGTACTCCACGCCCGTGCAGCGCTTGTCGGCGTCGAACAGCAGCCGCTTGGCCTGCAGACCGGTGCGGACCTCGAGGTTGGGCCGCTTGCCGAGGATCGGGTGCAGATAGGACACCGACGCCGAGGAGCGGGTGCCGTCCTCACGGGCGTTGATCTGGAACCAGTGCGCGCCGCGCACCACGGTGGTGCCGGTGTTGAACGGTGTGGTGGGGATGCCGGCCGCCGCACAGGCCTCCAGCAGTGCCGTGCCGCACGGGTCGTTCGGCGGGACGCTGCGGATGGTGACCGGGCCCGAGCGGCCGTGGTGGTCGCCGGGCGCGTCGTTGGTCTCCAGCCGCCGGTAGAGCGGGAAGCACTCCGCGGCGCTCCAGCCGGTGCAGCCCAGCGCGCCCCACTCGTCGAGGTCCTCCGCAGGTGCCCAGAAGGCGATGCAGGAGTTGTGCGAGGAGCAGCCGCCGAGCACCTTCGCGCGGGCGTGCCGCATGAAGCTGTTGCCGTTCTCCTGCGGCTCCACCGGGTAGTCCCAGTCGTAGCCGGACTCCAGCAGCCCCATCCACTTGTCGAGTCGCAGGATGTTGTCGTCACCGACGTCGGAAGGCCCGGCCTCCAGCACGCAGACGCTGACGCTCGGGTCCTCGGTCAGCCGGGCGGCCACCACGGCGCCGGCCGTTCCGCCACCGACCACGACATAGTCGAACTCGTCCATGTCAGTTCTTCCTCGTTTCACAGTGCGTGCTCACGGTGCGGTCCCACGGTCCGGTCGTACGGCCCGGGTCAGGGCGGCCCGTGTCAGGGCCCGCCGTGGATCGGTGCGGGCTCCGCGCCGAAGGCGTGTTCGGCGAGAACGCCGGTCTTCTTGCGCTGGACGAACCAGTAGTAGGCGAAGCCGCCGACCGCGACGACGCTGACGAACAGGACACCGCCCCAGCGCAGGTACCAGTGCTGGGGACCGGTGGCGTTGTAGACCTCGGCGCGCGGCCACAGCAGGTTGACGGTCATCCCGATGCCCCAGAGCACGGCCAGGATGTTGACCGGCAGGCCCCACCGGCCGAGCGAGAAGTGGTCCGTCGACGGTTTCCACTTCCTGCGCAGCCGCTGTACCAGCATGGGCATGGTGACCAGCAGATAGGCGACGTA from the Streptomyces sp. RKAG293 genome contains:
- a CDS encoding GMC family oxidoreductase N-terminal domain-containing protein; the encoded protein is MDEFDYVVVGGGTAGAVVAARLTEDPSVSVCVLEAGPSDVGDDNILRLDKWMGLLESGYDWDYPVEPQENGNSFMRHARAKVLGGCSSHNSCIAFWAPAEDLDEWGALGCTGWSAAECFPLYRRLETNDAPGDHHGRSGPVTIRSVPPNDPCGTALLEACAAAGIPTTPFNTGTTVVRGAHWFQINAREDGTRSSASVSYLHPILGKRPNLEVRTGLQAKRLLFDADKRCTGVEYLAPDTIHSLAVGARREVIVACGAIDSPKLLMLSGIGPAGHLKDSGVDVLADSPGVGSHLQDHPEGLVMWEAKRPMVATSTQWWEIGIFTDTQEGLDRPDLMFHYGQVPFDLNTYRYGYPTTENAFCLTPNVTRARSMGTVRLRTRDFRDKPRVDPRYFTDEHDVRVMTHGLRLAREIVAQSPMADWAGAELAPGPAATSDEELLDYIRKTHNTVYHPAGTVRMGAVDDPESPLDPQLRVKGVTGLRVADASVMPFLPAVNPCITTMMIGEKCADMIKSA